The window TTCCGACGAGTCCAGTTGCGCTGCCAGGGCCAGGAGTAGGCGTTCGATGACGTTCTGCGCAGCGTCTTCGTCCGTCACGCCGCGAGGGTACGACCAACCAACGCGCCGCCCGAGCAGGGCACCCGCACACCGACCAGCCCCGGGGCCGCACCCCCTAGCCGCGTGACCTATTGACTTTCGATAGGTGTCTAGCGATAGTCGATGCATGTTCACTGAGCAACGAGCGGTGGCGGCGCTTCGAGTCTTCCTCGTCGTCCTGTTCGGCATCCTGGTCATGTTTCAGACCTTTTCGCTGCCCGGACAGTTCGCGCACATGGCGAAGGAAGACCCGGACTTCGCCTACCTGCGCTGGCCGGCGACGATCGTGTCAGCGTTCTGGCTGCTGTGCGTCCAGGTGGTGATCGTGGCGACCTGGATGCTGCTCACCCGGGTCAAGCACGGGAGGATCTTCAGCGAGGACTCGTTCACCTGGGTGAACG is drawn from Cryptosporangium aurantiacum and contains these coding sequences:
- a CDS encoding DUF2975 domain-containing protein — encoded protein: MFTEQRAVAALRVFLVVLFGILVMFQTFSLPGQFAHMAKEDPDFAYLRWPATIVSAFWLLCVQVVIVATWMLLTRVKHGRIFSEDSFTWVNAILGAIAAGWVVLLGVFLYVGFNANDPGLPLLLFLLLVGVAVVGLLMVVMRALLRQATNLHTDMQAVI